From the genome of Labrus bergylta chromosome 4, fLabBer1.1, whole genome shotgun sequence, one region includes:
- the imp3 gene encoding U3 small nucleolar ribonucleoprotein protein IMP3, whose protein sequence is MVRKLKYHEQKLLKKVDFINWEVDNNLHEVKVMRKYRIEKREDYTKYNKLSRNIRDLTQKIKDLDEKDGFRAQSSHRMLEKLYSIGLIPTKQNLSLTEKVTASSFCRRRLPSIMLNLRMAQNLKTAITFIEQGHVRVGPDVVTDPAFLVTRNTEDFVTWVDSSKIKQHVMNYNEERDDFDLVV, encoded by the exons ATGGTTCGTAAATTAAAGTACCATGAACAGAAGCTGTTGAAGAAGGTTGACTTCATCAACTGGGAGGTAGACAACAACCTGCACGAGGTCAAAGTGATGCGGAAGTATCGCATCGAAAAGAGGGAGGACTACACCAA GTACAACAAGTTGAGTCGAAACATCAGAGATCTGACCCAGAAAATCAAAGACCTGGATGAGAAGGATGGcttcagagctcagagctctcATCGTATGCTTGAAAAACT GTACAGCATCGGTCTCATCCCCACCAAACAGAATCTGTCCCTAACAGAGAAGGTCACAGCTTCTTCATTCTGCAG gaggaggctACCCAGCATCATGCTGAACCTACGCATGGCTCAGAACCTGAAAACAGCCATCACCTTCATTGAACAAGGAC ATGTGCGTGTTGGCCCTGACGTCGTCACAGACCCAGCTTTTCTAGTCACAAG AAACACGGAAGATTTCGTCACGTGGGTGGACTCCTCAAAGATCAAGCAGCATGTCATGAATTATAACGAAGAG CGGGACGACTTTGATCTGGTAGTGTAA
- the sec22ba gene encoding vesicle-trafficking protein SEC22b-A — protein MVSLTMIARVADGLLLAASIQEDDQSGRDLQQYQSQAKQLFRKLNAQSPDRCTLEAGSMNFHYVIAQGVCYLFLCEASCPKKMAFAYLEDLHTEFYEQYGKRVPTVTRPYSFIEFDTYIQKAKKSYIDSRSRRNLGSINSELQDVQRIMVANIEEVLQRGESLSALDTKASNLFSLSQKYGSDAKYLNTRSAYAKVAAVCVFFLTLIIYVRFWWL, from the exons ATGGTTTCTCTGACGATGATCGCGCGTGTGGCGGACGGACTGCTGCTGGCCGCGTCCATACAGGAGGATGATCAG TCTGGAAGAGACCTCCAGCAGTACCAGAGTCAAGCCAAGCAGCTGTTCCGCAAACTGAACGCCCAGAGCCCGGACCGCTGCACCCTGGAGGCCGGGAGCATGAACTTCCA CTATGTGATAGCACAGGGTGTGTGCTACTTGTTCCTCTGTGAGGCTTCCTGTCCCAAAAAGATGGCTTTTGCATACTTAGAGGACCTCCACACTGAGTTTTATGAGCAGTATGGAAAAAGAGTTCCCACAGTGACAAGGCCTTACTCTTTCATTGAATTTG ACACATACATCCAGAAAGCAAAGAAGTCCTACATTGACAGCAGGTCCAGGAGGAACTTGGGCAGCATTAACTCGGAGCTGCAGGATGTGCAGAGAATTATGGTGGCAAATATTGAGGAAGTTCTGCAAAGAGGAGAATCTCTGTCTG CTCTAGACACCAAAGCCAGCAATCTCTTCAGCTTGTCCCAGAAGTACGGCAGTGATGCAAAGTACCTCAACACCCGCTCCGCCTATGCCAAAGTtgccgctgtgtgtgtgttctttctcACACTCATCATCTATGTGCGTTTCTGGTGGCTCTGA